From the genome of Papaver somniferum cultivar HN1 chromosome 2, ASM357369v1, whole genome shotgun sequence, one region includes:
- the LOC113351173 gene encoding protein ENHANCED PSEUDOMONAS SUSCEPTIBILTY 1-like produces the protein MAQSKDQIMSSIDVRRVSTINVRPASYIDEQASDTSKRMDLLFLNDTYMQRGFLFAQQHDEENSVNDKISHLKTSLSPSLKVQNLSTPLQTYPWRTLSPRHVPQAIIDRLFLLTGVRNFQGQSHPLLSIQVTELTNGIFIGCSANHCVCDGTSFWQFINSWSEITSCSTYSCPPPVFERWFINKTDCPLRLHLSSNEVRPLDGLVERCFHFTKPNIAALKARVTLEIISETKQNMLVISSLQAILALVWTTVIRSRSCLNDNWDEIRELKIKILMNSRTKLIPPSPETYFGNSIATGIVTLKEGDLVKWPGFGFLASMLNEAVKSNNYEKSRSFTESWIEKSLISSPGGYTRIIGNRFLARSSRWFNMYGNNFGWGQPIAIRTGANGNLME, from the exons ATGGCCCAGAGTAAAGATCAGATAATGAGTTCAATCGACGTTCGTCGTGTTTCTACAATTAACGTCCGACCAGCGAGTTACATCGATGAACAGGCCTCCGACACATCCAAACGCATGGATCTATTATTTCTAAACGATACATATATGCAAAGGGGCTTTCTCTTCGCTCAGCAACATGATGAAGAAAATAGTGTCAACGACAAGATTAGTCATCTTAAAACTTCTTTGTCAC CATCTTTGAAGGTGCAGAATTTGTCCACGCCGCTGCAGACATATCCGTGGAGGACATTATCTCCACGACATGTTCCTCAAGCCATAATAGATCGATTGTTTTTGCTCACTGGGGTTAGAAACTTCCAAGGTCAGTCGCATCCATTACTTTCAATTCAAGTAACTGAATTAACCAACGGCATCTTTATAGGGTGCAGTGCGAACCATTGTGTATGTGATGGTACATCATTTTGGCAATTTATTAATTCATGGTCAGAGATCACTAGTTGTTCTACTTATTCATGTCCTCCTCCGGTCTTTGAGCGTTGGTTTATCAACAAAACAGATTGCCCTCTCCGTCTACACCTCTCTTCTAATGAAGTTCGGCCGCTTGACGGTCTTGTAGAGAGGTGTTTCCATTTCACTAAGCCGAACATTGCAGCATTGAAAGCGAGGGTGACTTTAGAAATCATTTccgaaacaaaacaaaacatgTTGGTAATCTCTTCATTACAAGCAATATTAGCTTTAGTTTGGACAACAGTAATACGCTCTAGGAGCTGTTTGAATGATAATTGGGATGAAATTCGAGAACTTAAAATTAAGATACTGATGAATAGCAGAACTAAGTTGATTCCACCATCGCCTGAAACATACTTTGGCAACTCAATAGCAACCGGAATTGTAACTCTGAAGGAGGGTGACCTGGTCAAGTGGCCGGGATTCGGTTTCCTGGCTTCAATGTTGAATGAGGCGGTTAAATCCAACAATTATGAAAAGAGTAGAAGTTTTACCGAATCATGGATAGAGAAATCTTTAATTTCGAGTCCTGGTGGTTATACAAGAATTATCGGCAATAGATTTTTGGCTAGGAGCTCCCGGTGGTTCAACATGTATGGAAACAATTTCGGTTGGGGACAACCTATTGCTATAAGGACCGGCGCAAATGGAAATCTTATGGAATAA
- the LOC113347806 gene encoding regulatory protein NPR1-like, with translation MAGNGDDLRMKLLFLENRESLARLLFPNEAQVRMEITEVDDTVKLLPLYAMNLNETPSSVSEEEQVALIHRIATVSKSVELGKRYFPRCNEVLDKIMESDELLELAGYNSDLPEERVMKREKFMELQEMFEMAFNQDKEDTISTSSPSSI, from the exons atGGCTGGGAATGGGGATGATCTAAGAATGAAGCTATTGTTCCTTGAAAATAGAG AAAGTCTGGCAAGACTTTTGTTCCCAAATGAAGCACAAGTTAGAATGGAAATTACAGAAGTCGATGACACTGTGAAGCTTCTCCCATTGTATGCCATGAACTTGAACGAAACTCCATCATCCGTTTCTGAGGAAGAACAAGTTGCTCTAATTCATAGGATAGCTACGGTCTCAAAATCTG TTGAACTTGGAAAGCGTTATTTTCCTCGGTGCAATGAAGTACTCGATAAAATAATGGAGTCGGATGAATTATTAGAACTCGCCGGTTATAACTCTGACCTCCCTGAAGAGCGAGTAATGAAGAGGGAGAAGTTTATGGAACTACAAGAGATGTTCGAAATGGCATTTAACCAAGACAAAGAAGACACCATTTCAACTTCGTCACCGAGTTCCATCTAA